The genomic region TCCGAATTAATCGGATAACTCAAAGTCACAACTATTGCATTCTGCATTACTTCCTTTTCAAGCTTAGAAATAAGACTTTTTTCAGTCTCACCTTTAAACGTTGTCCAAGTAATAAAAATTATACCATATCCTAGAAATTCTGAATTAAACATATCGTCCCCAATTATAAGCAAATTACCCTTAATGAAAGACTTAATCAGCATAATTTTATGAATAAATTTCTTATTAATTTCCATACCACAGCTGGGTCTACAATGTAGTTGATTAACTAAAAAAACTCCTCTGCCATCACCACAACCAGCATCACAAAAAGCTAAAGGATATTCCGTTTTCTGATAATAATATGCCTTAGCTTTCTTAAAAATTGTGTTGAAACTAAACATTGGCGTAAATCCAAAAATATAATCATCATCGGCTTTTTTGTCTGCATAGTAATAAGGTGAAAAGAAAAAATACTCTAAACTAAAGTAAAAATAAAAACGCCATAGCTTCGGCCTAGGAATTACAAAAAGTAATTCCAGTAAAGATATGTATAGATACCAAAATGTAGCTAATAGCCTCATAAACTCCCCCTGTCAGCTGGTGCTGACATCCCCCTCAATGAGGGAGACTTTTCTTTAGTTAATATATAATCAGTTATTTTACTGCAAACACTATCAATATTATTATTAATCTCTAAATTACTAAACCTCAAGATACTCAAATCTAATACTTCAAAAATCGTTGTTCTTATCTCATCATATTCGAGATAATCATCAATATAATGGTGGCTACAATCAACCTCAACAACTAAACCATGCTTTGAACAATAAAAATCAACTATATAACTATCAATAGGACGTTGTCTAATAAAACAACTATTATAACGCCCACCTATCACTTTATGATATCCCCTTAATTAAGAAAGAATGTTTATGCCACTAATAGCCAATAACCATAGCTCCCTCATGGAGGGAGCTGTCACCGAAGGTGACTGAGGGAGCAACTGATACTTGCTCTGTGCCT from Candidatus Margulisiibacteriota bacterium harbors:
- a CDS encoding endonuclease domain-containing protein, with amino-acid sequence MIGGRYNSCFIRQRPIDSYIVDFYCSKHGLVVEVDCSHHYIDDYLEYDEIRTTIFEVLDLSILRFSNLEINNNIDSVCSKITDYILTKEKSPSLRGMSAPADRGSL